In the Sus scrofa isolate TJ Tabasco breed Duroc chromosome 6, Sscrofa11.1, whole genome shotgun sequence genome, one interval contains:
- the PLA2G2E gene encoding group IIE secretory phospholipase A2 has protein sequence MKPPPLLTLLCLLVALAGGNLVQFGVMIERMTGKPALQYNDYGCYCGVGGAHWPVDQTDWCCHAHDCCYGRLEKLGCEPKLEKYLFSASRRNIVCAGRTSCQRQTCECDKRAALCFRRHLGTYNRKYAHYPDKLCTGPTPPC, from the exons atgAAGCCTCCCCCTCTTTTGACCTTACTTTGCCTCCTGG TGGCCCTGGCTGGCGGGAACCTGGTTCAGTTTGGGGTGATGATTGAGAGGATGACGGGGAAGCCTGCACTGCAGTACAATGACTATGGCTGCTACTGTGGCGTCGGCGGCGCCCACTGGCCAGTGGACCAGACAGACTG GTGCTGCCATGCCCATGACTGCTGCTATGGGCGTCTGGAGAAGCTGGGCTGTGAGCCCAAACTGGAAAAGTATCTTTTCTCTGCCAGCAGGCGCAATATCGTCTGTG CCGGCAGAACCAGCTGCCAGCGACAAACCTGCGAGTGTGACAAGAGGGCTGCGCTCTGCTTTCGCCGCCACCTGGGCACCTACAACCGTAAATACGCCCATTATCCGGACAAGCTGTGCACAGGACCCACCCCGCCCTGCTAA